The sequence below is a genomic window from Croceicoccus marinus.
CTTTGCGGTCGAGTATTTATCACCTGACGGCGTTTTGCTGCTCCCCGAGAAATTGCCGTGGGGAGGGGCGGGCGTGGTGGAAGGGGTCATGGCAGTCCTCGTCGTTCAAGAGGACTGGGAAATTATGCAGATTCAGGTGCCTTGATAAATGAGTTTTGGTGGAACTTTCGTCTTGCAAGTATTTATATATCAAGGACTTAGTATCTCAATTAGCTCTGCTTAGCTCATGCGCTTTTGTCACCACGCGTCCGCCTGGGGTATCCAGGTCGTGACGCCGTGGATTGGTAGTCCGAGAGATCTCGCCTTGCTCATGGGGTTGGGTGTTTCAACCAAATCGGCTGCTAGTGATAGGGATAGGTCGATTTCCCGAGCGCCGAGGGGGTGCCCGTTACGATGGCCTGGATACGCATAGCGAGGATCCAAGGTTTCAAGCGCATATCGGGCTCTATACCAAACGCGCTCTAAGGCTGTCGTCACTCGCGATCTCGACCATCCCTGGGCAAACGGAAACGCCCTAGCGAACGGATTCTTTTCCTCTTCGACCAAGCCGTTGGCCAACAGCTTGTCATATCGGTCTCGCAGTCTTGCAACATAACCGTCGGCCCAATCCGGATCGTCGATCTGCTGGAACGGCAGATCAGAACCCCGAGATGAGAATGGATCGAACCGGTCGCGTGGAATTGCACGCTCGAGCAGAGAAGGAAGCTCTTTCCCACCTTTCGATCTCGTACCGCCATTCGGACGTTCGCGCTCATTGGCATGCGAGATGCGCGCGACCAATTCTGCTTGGGCCTCATCCGCGTCGATATGTGCAAGGATGTTCAATGCAATTCTGAAGATCGCGGAATTCAGCGAGAAGCGCGAAGAGGCCACGGCGGGAAGATATGGTGCAAAGCGGTCGTGGGTATGGAAGAGGTACTGCGTGATGAAGTGCAGCGGTGGCCTGCCGAGGACGAGGTGCCAGCGATCGCCCTCGGGAGCCTGCGCCTGGTGATGATCCAGTCGTGCGCTTTTCAAAATTTCGTAATTGAGACGCGCGTGTCCGTCCCAGTCTCTTGGCTTGATCCGCTGCTTCATGCTGAGCGCTAGGTGGATCATGTTCGGATCCTGATCGCCGAAGATGAGACCCTTCTTGCCGAGGCCACCCCTCAAGTTCCGAAAATCGATCAGATGTGCAGCAACGTATTCGAATGTTCGTTCAAACTCGAAGGCCTGCTCGAGGACGTAGAGGACCGCCCCCCGGACACCTAATGCATCGATCAGCATGGCGAACTTGCTGGCGAAGCCGCCGGTCGAGGTGAGTTCAATCCTTTCCAGGCTTCTGCGCAGACGACCAAAATCGCGTCGCCAAGCGTATTCCAGTGCCTTGCAATTTCCAGCGCGCAACCGATCGTTCTCATAGAGAACTCGAAATGCAGAAGCTACGTCTCTCGAAGTCGGATGATGGCAAACCCGCAAAGCCTCTTCGGCAGTCGGGTCCATCGCTTTCCTGTGCTGAAGCCATTCGCCACGGTGGTATACGTCGAGGTGCCGGAACCGGAAGTCGCAAAGCTTTTCCAACTCCTTCTCGCTCGGATAGCCCCGCTCGGCGTATTTGGTGTTCTGGTCGATCCGCTTCGCCGCAGCGATTATGTCCTTATCGAGCTTGGAACCCTTGATAAGCGGAATTCTCATTCCGGCAGGGTGCATAGACGAGCATGCAGCAAACGCGCGATCAAGTGCGGTACTTGTGCGGCGTCTCGCCTTGGAAAAAGTGGCGCTATTCATACCTTGAGCAGTGATCGCCCCACCGATCAGTTCGGCTATGACCAACATACCCGGTGAGGCTGGCGAAAGACCGGGAAGCTTTCTAGGCATCGATCCGCTCCGCGATCTCATTGTAAGTGCGGACAGCCTGCACGAAGATATTCCAGCGCTCCTTTCGAAATTCCGTCCAGCCCGTTTCGGTGAAAGTCGTGTCGCCGAGCTGTCTGATAAAATCTTTGAATAACGGCTGCAGTGTCCGGCCCGCTTCAAGAAGCTGTTCGAGTTTGGCGATCCCACTCACCAAGTCGATATCGTCGGGGAGACGATACTCGGGCATCCAAGCGATAGCGGCCTTCGCCTCGTCCCAGCTTGCAGGTGACATCTTCCCCGGGGCAAAGATCGCCATCTGCGCTTTCGAGACTTCGATCGGCTCGTCGTAATCGTCGGTAACCGACAGCTCACGCCACCATGCAAGGCGTTTCTCGACGATTTCGAGCGAATGATGAAGATGTGTCTCGTCAGCTTGGAGTTCGGCCCGCTGCGAAATTCTCCACCGCGCGAAAATTTGCTGATAATCGGCGTTGAGCAGGGCAATGTCGGTATAGCGCCCTTCTTGTCGCGCCTTGGCTGTCTCGGCTTCGATATTTTCCAGCGCCACGGAGAAGTCCGCTAGCGTGGAAAGCGTCACGCGCTCGCCATCTGGGCGCCGCCAGGTGACAGTCACGGATGCACCTCGCGGTAGCGGGGGTTGGCTCCGATATCGCGAAGCCATGCGAATGCTATCCAGCGATTCTCCAGCGCAGGAAAATCGAGGCGCAGACACTCGCAGGTGTAACGCACCATGGAGATCTGTTTCCGCGTCGCTGGCTTGCGAAGCATCGCTGCCCGCTTCTCGTCATCGAGGGCAGCGAGGAAGCCCTCGGTCTTTCTCATGTAGGCGTCGAACCTGCGACGCCATTCTGCGTGTCGGCCTTTCGCTTCGAGGAACGCTGCTGCGCGATCCAAAAAACAGAGCAAGGCTTCGCCGACGGTCCTTTTCCGCGTGAACGAATCTTTCCATTCGTTGAAGAGATTTTCGTCGTTCAACGCTTTCAGAATGTCGAGGGCGAGAAAGCCATCGAGGCGACGCGCGTAATGTGCCGAAACACCGTAAGCGGAAAGCACGGCGCCTGTAGTGATGTGGTGGTAGGCGTCATGCGCGTCGCGGTACACCACTTCGCCAGGTGCGATCTGCACCTTGCTGGCGCGCGCTTCGATCCCGGCTAGCGTTGAGAGCATGCGATCAAGATCGCGAATATGCGATCCCAGATCATTCGTCGGATTGGCAAGGTCAGGGTTGTTCATTGCCCCTTTATAGATCGCCGACAAGCGGCACCCCAAACATCAGGGACCCGTTGGTTCGCTTTCCGTGCCGCATTAACGGGAAAACGGTTGCTGAATGCTCGATGGAGACAGACAATCCCATCCGCCATTTAAGCGCACTTAAGGAGAAAGTAGGGCGGGTTTGGCGAAATAAATGATGCACACTTAAGCGTCCGCTTCGCCCCGCCTTTCGCATGCAACCCGCCCATGAAGTTAAAGCCTAAAACGGAACTGGATTGCCTGGCTGTCGGTTCGCCGGAGCAGCGGCGGCAATGCGCTGCGCCGCGCGGCGATCTTCGGTATGCGGTGCTCGCAGAACGGCAGTGGCGGCGGGAAGCGTGGGCTGAATATCAGCACGTGAAATCCGTGAAGCGACTGGAGCTTGAAACGAAAGAAGCGCAGCGTGAATGGGATCGGCCTCACCGCAATTTCAAGGTCACAAGAGAAGCCACTTGGGGCAAGGAAAAGGGCATGGGTGTGCCGCGTCATGTCCTGCATCGCGTCGTCGCAATGCACAGCGCCGGAGGCACCTTGCCACGATATTCCCATGCTTTGACCGATAAGGCCGGACGTCTCTTCGTTTTCCAGCGGATACGCTACTATTCGGCCCGGAATTCGAAGCAGGGCCGCGGCGCCGACGCCGCACGCTACGCCATGAAAGGGGCACATGTTCTAGGCGACGGCAGGGACTGCATCTCCAGCAATGTCGGCGACACATTCGAGGAAATCGTGGCTGGAATGGACGTCGCCGAAGGCGTCAATCGCACCGTTTCGTTGGACGCGAAAACGCTTTTCCACGGCATCATGCAGTCGTGTCATGACCTCACGCCGGAACAACAATTCGAACTGGCTTGCGACTATGCCGAGTACGTATTCGGGCGACAGCAACTACCATATTTGGTCGTTCTGCATCCGCCGAGTGCCGAGGGCGATCAGCGAAACTGGCACGTCCACTTCCTCTATTCCTTCAGGCCGATGAGCAAGATCGGTGAAGGCGAATGGGCTGTTGGCAAGTACCTCAGGACCGATCTCGATACCCCGGAACAGTTCTCGCGCCTTCGATTCTTGTGGGCCGAAGCGCTCAATCACGCTTGCGAGAAGGCCGGTGTAGCGAAGCGCTTCACCCATCTCTCGTACGCCGCAGCAGGTGTCGATTTCATACCGCAAACCCATCTGGGCGAGGGACTGACCGCCAAGGTCAGGCGCGGTGAACGCTCTACTGTCAACGAAGCGAACCATCGCATCGCGATGCGGAACAGTATGGTGCGGGCGGTGCGAGATCTGAGGGCGAAGCTCCTCGCCACGGTCTCCCAAACCACGGACGCGGTCGAGCGCTTGCACCGTGCCGCGACCTTGGCCCTGGACGTTTCAGCTACCTTGAGCGATCTGCACGCTCGACCTGGTCCTTGGAAGGTTCTGGATGCTCGATGGTCGATCCCAACCGGACCCGCCGCGGTGAATGACAACAATGCTTCTGTGGATTCGAAGGTCGGGCAGCATTCTGATGCGCTCCCATCTGGCATCGCGAACAGTGTTTCGATCATACCGCCATCGCTAAAGCTCAAGGCGTTGGAGAACGATACGATCCCACCCCTCCCTACAGCAATTTACGGAAGGATGACGCTTCCAGCAAAACCGCTCAAGATTGATTACCGGCTTCAGGCCGCACGCCCTGCCCAGGTCGAGACTACGGAACTGTTCCAGCGGATTGCAGTGTCTGGGCCTTTACCGCGCGTGATTTCTCCACCGGCCAAACACAGCGTTCTGACCCGCATTTCGGTATCGGTGCTGTCCATTCCGAAGGCTCTAAGCTTCTCGAAACCGGCAAAAATGGGCTTGGCCAGGCTTCAACTTGAGGCCTCATTGCCGCGTTCGCCAGTCTCCTCCGGAACAGAATCCAAGGCTAGCGTCGCCAAGCTTCACGCAGCGTGTGACCGCAACCTGCCGGCAGGACCTCAAG
It includes:
- a CDS encoding MobA/MobL family protein → MKLKPKTELDCLAVGSPEQRRQCAAPRGDLRYAVLAERQWRREAWAEYQHVKSVKRLELETKEAQREWDRPHRNFKVTREATWGKEKGMGVPRHVLHRVVAMHSAGGTLPRYSHALTDKAGRLFVFQRIRYYSARNSKQGRGADAARYAMKGAHVLGDGRDCISSNVGDTFEEIVAGMDVAEGVNRTVSLDAKTLFHGIMQSCHDLTPEQQFELACDYAEYVFGRQQLPYLVVLHPPSAEGDQRNWHVHFLYSFRPMSKIGEGEWAVGKYLRTDLDTPEQFSRLRFLWAEALNHACEKAGVAKRFTHLSYAAAGVDFIPQTHLGEGLTAKVRRGERSTVNEANHRIAMRNSMVRAVRDLRAKLLATVSQTTDAVERLHRAATLALDVSATLSDLHARPGPWKVLDARWSIPTGPAAVNDNNASVDSKVGQHSDALPSGIANSVSIIPPSLKLKALENDTIPPLPTAIYGRMTLPAKPLKIDYRLQAARPAQVETTELFQRIAVSGPLPRVISPPAKHSVLTRISVSVLSIPKALSFSKPAKMGLARLQLEASLPRSPVSSGTESKASVAKLHAACDRNLPAGPQASPPLVPMAQFLSEGPLIPSVVSRNDEHATPTLRSRVIDHRIPKGVESIVDAQSVKTGDSATKAFAKGDASPAASEALGSQTGPVRVQTTEKKRPVPVPSDSTEDASNRKSFPVIRTDRDEAWPGSSTETDPIANPARRDFVRAQEQDRDEEEKRKPIHKPNSEAIRLAAETFRARQLLLGILEQERHVITKDAEGRVALPAALLQRAELLPEQIADAKMQDRLARFHARNKLELQEMARQTCEELWFGEEFWQPSHPSSAEVLDIFRRWRDCPEVQEALRRTHRLTSGADHTNEQDAREKFFLGLLLQQGEDGNYSSKVSSGRVVASRPRGPWSSDTGYGR